The following are from one region of the Rosistilla carotiformis genome:
- a CDS encoding DUF2341 domain-containing protein produces MKFGFGTLLDRAWLLLDEGATRVGGALTHPVRIDHQAPSLDALEDRLLFSATPLAAVAELVDGDDGGLQTSQVAQVLDSDPGIDSTDGTNEAGAAASQTIVFIDSSVTDLDALLSDLGDENARFSVFVLDAERDGVDQISEVLKTQTEVAGIHIVSHGEEGQIKLGSTWLGIDSMDGYAGQIANWGGSLAEGADLLIYGCDLAATDDGRAMIDALAALCGCDVAASDDATGNAAYGGDWDLEYATGKIETEVAFSEALQDEWLGKLAVITVDTTADVIDAGDGLTSLREAIIATNAGSGGDTIQLASGKYTLTITGNDDKSEEGDLDIKQSVTILGAGAGTTVIDGGGIDRVLHIDGNSTVATISGVTIEGGVQDSNGGGIFVDGKSTLHLIDSVVQGNDGGVDRGGGAHVHGTLNATGTLFTNNTAEDGGAIYFHGAEGGTLTNVTISGNVAVEEGGGIWTDTDITIINSTITLNDAEDGGGVYSDGDEVTIYNTIIAGNTSFTGLKDVAGDFNSDGSNLIQVVGSASGLGGDLTGVDPRLAGLADNGGATLSHMPVAGSAAINAGQPHGTTTVDQRGVARDGSPDIGAVERVAPTISEVGETRVNTTVSSTQETSGLDRGNVNSIAMADNGNYVVVWSSDNQDGSGWGVYGAIYAADGTLLKNEFRLNTHTSNDQFAVSVASDSAGNFVATWISTGQDGSSNGIFAQRFDAAGTKLGSEIQVNTASSGAQQGPNVAVDRATGDFVIAWEDVGVLSKDVVAQKFDATGTPVGNPQIVVARILLLNQTNPHVTMLSGGGFIVGWEEFGNIRVQKFDASGNTQGSMLRPEDNAFVTAGTSDLAVHHDGSFVVVWTESDTTIKMLRYNSSGDPIGTATTVNTSTSGTQKDPVVDLADDGSFIVAWEGNGTVAGQSDSSGVFAQKYNADGTVNGGEFRINTSTPDTQNRVSLAVVDLDHYVAVWSGSGTGDSTGVFVRQFNDQLNSIPVANPGGAYTIDEGDSLTLDGSGSSDTDGDLLVYEWDLNNDGVFGETAVLQTSTPTLSWTVLQGLGIANDGVYTIGLRVSDGNGGVATTTTTLTVANVAPTFTSSVFATIDENVSTVQTVTAADPVDAISFSLSGGADQSRFSVNATTGVLTFVAAPDFENPSDSDGNNVYLVQVTATDTNGASQSQTITVTVNDANDNVPVIGTVPEVSLSESSGNGTVVTHLSATDGDAGTTLSQWTIVAGNSDGVFAIDANSGQITVANNTNLDFETTTSYALQVTVSDGVHVATPRIVNIAIADANDTAPVITDAPLIHLSESSSNGALVAQLSATDLDAGAVLGQWTIVDGNAEGIFAIDATNGRITVADNTNLDFETTTGYALSVTVSDGVNTSLVQNVSIAIVDENDSLPVIAGGLTFSVTEALPNGTLVGTLTATDSDASPTTLQNWTIVDGNTNNVFQLDANTGELTLVNPSGLDGNTVPSYALQVTVSDGVNISAIETVTVNVTPTLAPVAGNDNYTVVEGGTLTENIRADWHDANWHHRQELTFDNSASSSDLTDTTVLVKLHTSASDAISIDYARTQDQGQDLRFFDSDGTLLSHEVQSWDESGYSYVWVRVPTIDAGSVSDSIWMYYDNPSATAMGTPGDAWASEHVAVLHLDDDFQDSTTLQNNGTGTALSSPAGQVGGAASYNGNNSTVSLGKDPSLNNLFDGGGSISVWINAEDWGGNNFGRIVDKASSVFGGGSSSGRGWALEVGNLGTTDGFLLFNQGFTGGEAEWRTEVGSIQLDTWHHVALVFDSSSTSNDPQIYIDGVLQTLTEVRSPSGNARSDASNDMTIGNYSQNTSRAFDGLIDELRISDSARTADELNAERLQGLGSFVTAGPVETGPGGVLQNDHDPEGQTLQVSLHGGPTHAASFSLAADGSFTYVHNGNEATSDTFTYTVTDLSGVSSVATVTIAITPVNDAPTANAGGPYTMVETGSLALDGSLSSDVDNAIVSYEWDLNGDGIYGDVTGEQQTLDWPALQAHGIANNGVYTLGLRVTDAEGLSSTSQTTLIVTNADPTAGNDTGVAFTTNEDTALITGNVLANDSDSNVLDAIAVASFDTAGLRGSLIHRGDGTFAYDPNGQFESLALGEQAVETFTYTISDGDGGFSTATVTITVHGRNDAPTVQINPTPLGYTENQGPTTLLDGITLSDVDGTLLQSARIWFDSGYAANQDQLDFSNTPSIQGHWNEATSTLTLTGSDTRANYQAAIQSIRYRNLSEAPSVTPRVLAVEIDDGQSKSQIVSRNILVTPVNDKPVANSDMFEGVGGETLTGSGLLQNDIDVDGDSLTANLVTGPSNGTLTLLPDGSFIYQPDLEFAGTDRFTYIAFDGVEASEPREVVINIAAVNLASGTGSITDNGSSSSDNSNSNNTDANTLTDTKISIVESAIAAGSSAANSPADVAPRRVEVAAIEILEDLTEIDEDDTAMLGVVLGDDDQFTWTPQAQRQAITLQRDVEKSVASDPQAVRNDDSHFHSQYEFIAHPGTAWQEMDAFRSQIDGQLFGNAITVTTVGITSSSFALGYITWVMRSGFILTGLLANMPVWRSFDPLVVISGMSHEGNAETIQQIISREKQNLDESALG; encoded by the coding sequence CAACCGACGACGGCCGCGCGATGATCGACGCCTTGGCAGCGTTGTGTGGTTGCGATGTCGCCGCCAGCGATGATGCTACCGGAAACGCAGCGTATGGCGGCGACTGGGACTTGGAATACGCGACGGGGAAGATCGAGACGGAGGTCGCTTTCAGTGAAGCGTTGCAAGACGAATGGCTAGGGAAATTGGCCGTGATCACGGTCGATACCACCGCCGACGTCATCGATGCCGGCGATGGCTTGACGTCGCTGCGGGAAGCGATCATTGCCACGAACGCTGGCAGCGGTGGCGACACGATTCAATTGGCCTCGGGGAAGTATACGCTAACGATTACCGGTAACGATGACAAATCCGAGGAGGGAGACCTGGACATCAAGCAATCGGTCACGATCCTTGGCGCGGGGGCGGGGACGACCGTGATCGATGGTGGAGGCATCGATCGCGTGCTCCATATCGACGGGAATTCTACGGTTGCAACAATCTCCGGCGTGACGATCGAAGGTGGTGTCCAAGACAGCAACGGCGGTGGCATTTTTGTCGACGGGAAGAGCACGCTCCATCTGATCGATTCGGTGGTGCAGGGAAACGACGGTGGAGTTGATCGTGGGGGTGGTGCCCACGTGCACGGAACCTTGAATGCGACCGGTACCTTGTTTACGAACAACACGGCGGAGGATGGAGGTGCGATCTACTTCCACGGAGCCGAAGGGGGCACGCTGACGAACGTGACCATCAGCGGGAACGTTGCCGTCGAAGAAGGGGGCGGAATCTGGACCGATACGGATATCACGATCATCAATTCGACCATCACCCTAAACGACGCCGAAGACGGCGGCGGGGTCTATTCCGACGGGGATGAGGTCACGATCTACAATACTATCATCGCCGGAAACACTTCGTTTACGGGACTCAAAGACGTTGCCGGCGACTTCAATAGCGATGGTTCCAACCTGATTCAGGTGGTTGGTTCGGCGTCGGGGTTGGGGGGCGATTTGACGGGCGTCGATCCGCGTCTGGCAGGCCTTGCCGACAATGGCGGGGCGACCCTTTCCCACATGCCGGTTGCCGGCAGCGCGGCAATCAACGCCGGTCAGCCTCATGGTACGACAACGGTCGATCAACGCGGTGTGGCACGGGACGGTTCCCCGGATATTGGAGCGGTCGAACGCGTAGCCCCCACGATTTCGGAGGTGGGAGAGACGCGTGTCAACACAACCGTCAGCAGCACACAGGAGACTTCCGGCTTAGATCGCGGCAATGTGAACTCCATCGCGATGGCCGACAACGGAAACTATGTGGTCGTCTGGTCCAGTGACAACCAAGACGGTTCGGGATGGGGCGTGTACGGCGCGATCTACGCAGCCGATGGAACGCTGTTGAAAAACGAGTTCCGTCTGAACACCCACACCTCCAACGACCAATTTGCGGTTTCGGTTGCCTCCGATTCGGCTGGTAACTTTGTCGCGACCTGGATCAGCACCGGCCAGGATGGCAGCAGCAATGGGATCTTTGCCCAACGATTCGACGCGGCGGGAACAAAGCTTGGCAGCGAGATCCAAGTCAACACCGCCAGTTCGGGAGCTCAACAGGGGCCGAACGTCGCGGTCGACCGCGCCACAGGAGACTTTGTAATCGCCTGGGAAGATGTAGGCGTATTGTCTAAAGACGTTGTCGCGCAAAAGTTTGATGCGACGGGGACGCCAGTAGGCAACCCTCAAATCGTTGTTGCCAGGATTTTGCTACTCAATCAAACGAATCCGCATGTCACGATGCTCAGCGGTGGTGGTTTCATCGTCGGTTGGGAAGAATTCGGAAATATTCGCGTACAAAAATTCGATGCCTCGGGTAATACGCAAGGCTCGATGCTAAGACCCGAAGACAACGCATTCGTCACAGCAGGAACGTCGGATCTCGCAGTCCACCACGACGGGAGCTTCGTTGTCGTTTGGACTGAATCAGACACCACGATCAAGATGTTGCGTTACAACAGTAGTGGCGATCCCATAGGGACGGCCACGACGGTCAATACGTCCACGTCGGGAACCCAAAAGGATCCCGTGGTGGACCTGGCCGATGACGGCAGTTTCATCGTGGCATGGGAAGGGAATGGAACCGTTGCGGGACAGTCGGATTCGAGCGGTGTCTTTGCGCAAAAATACAATGCCGACGGAACCGTCAACGGCGGTGAGTTTCGGATCAACACGTCGACCCCTGACACCCAAAATCGAGTCTCTTTGGCGGTCGTTGATCTGGATCACTACGTCGCCGTCTGGAGCGGTTCGGGAACCGGAGACAGCACGGGAGTCTTCGTTCGACAGTTCAACGACCAGCTGAATAGCATCCCCGTAGCGAACCCCGGCGGGGCGTACACCATCGATGAAGGGGACTCGTTGACGCTCGACGGATCCGGTTCATCCGACACCGATGGCGATCTACTGGTTTACGAATGGGACCTCAACAACGACGGTGTGTTTGGTGAAACCGCGGTGCTGCAGACCTCAACGCCCACCCTTTCGTGGACGGTGTTGCAGGGGTTGGGGATTGCTAACGATGGAGTCTATACCATCGGTCTGAGGGTGTCCGATGGCAACGGCGGTGTTGCCACAACGACCACCACGTTAACGGTCGCCAATGTGGCTCCGACGTTCACTTCAAGTGTTTTCGCAACGATCGACGAAAACGTTTCCACCGTGCAAACCGTGACCGCTGCCGATCCCGTCGACGCGATCAGCTTCAGTCTTTCCGGTGGCGCCGACCAAAGTCGGTTTTCAGTGAATGCGACGACGGGGGTCTTAACCTTCGTTGCGGCTCCTGATTTTGAGAATCCCAGCGACAGCGATGGCAACAATGTCTATCTCGTCCAGGTGACTGCCACCGACACCAATGGGGCTTCGCAATCGCAAACCATCACCGTCACGGTAAACGACGCGAACGATAACGTACCGGTAATTGGCACCGTTCCAGAAGTCAGTCTTTCGGAATCGAGTGGCAACGGGACGGTTGTCACCCATTTGTCCGCCACCGATGGCGATGCTGGCACGACCTTGAGCCAATGGACAATCGTCGCTGGCAATAGCGACGGTGTTTTTGCGATCGATGCCAACAGCGGTCAAATCACGGTTGCGAACAATACCAATCTCGACTTTGAAACCACCACGTCGTACGCGCTGCAGGTAACGGTCAGCGACGGTGTCCACGTTGCCACGCCACGGATCGTAAACATCGCGATTGCCGACGCAAATGACACCGCGCCGGTGATCACAGACGCACCGTTGATCCACCTCTCCGAAAGCAGCAGCAATGGCGCATTGGTGGCTCAACTATCGGCGACCGATCTCGATGCCGGAGCGGTACTAGGGCAATGGACGATCGTTGACGGAAATGCCGAGGGGATCTTCGCCATCGACGCCACCAATGGTCGGATCACCGTCGCAGACAACACCAACCTCGATTTCGAAACGACCACCGGGTATGCGTTGAGCGTGACGGTCAGCGATGGTGTGAACACATCGCTTGTCCAAAATGTCAGCATCGCGATCGTCGACGAAAACGATAGCCTACCGGTCATCGCTGGCGGGCTGACATTTTCCGTGACCGAAGCGCTTCCCAATGGCACGCTGGTAGGAACGTTGACGGCGACCGATTCCGATGCGTCGCCAACGACCTTGCAAAACTGGACGATCGTCGATGGCAACACCAACAACGTATTCCAATTGGATGCAAACACGGGCGAATTGACGCTCGTGAACCCATCCGGGCTCGATGGGAACACGGTCCCTTCGTACGCGTTGCAGGTGACCGTTTCGGATGGCGTGAATATCTCGGCGATCGAGACGGTAACCGTCAATGTCACCCCGACGCTGGCTCCCGTCGCTGGGAATGACAACTATACCGTCGTTGAAGGAGGAACGCTGACGGAAAACATCCGCGCCGATTGGCACGACGCCAACTGGCATCATCGGCAGGAATTGACCTTCGACAATTCTGCCAGCAGTAGCGACCTGACCGACACCACCGTCTTGGTTAAACTGCACACGTCCGCTTCCGATGCGATTTCCATCGACTACGCGCGGACACAAGATCAAGGCCAAGACCTGCGGTTCTTCGATAGCGACGGCACCTTATTGTCGCACGAAGTTCAGTCCTGGGATGAATCGGGATACTCGTACGTCTGGGTTCGCGTTCCGACGATCGACGCAGGAAGTGTGAGCGATTCGATCTGGATGTATTACGACAATCCCAGCGCCACCGCGATGGGGACCCCTGGCGATGCATGGGCCTCCGAACACGTAGCCGTGTTGCATCTGGATGATGATTTCCAGGATTCCACCACGCTACAAAACAACGGAACGGGAACCGCCCTTTCATCGCCTGCCGGTCAGGTGGGCGGTGCGGCTTCGTACAACGGGAACAACAGCACCGTCTCCCTTGGCAAGGATCCTTCGTTGAACAACCTATTCGATGGAGGTGGTTCGATCAGTGTTTGGATCAACGCCGAAGATTGGGGCGGCAACAACTTTGGCCGAATCGTCGATAAGGCGTCAAGCGTTTTTGGCGGTGGATCGTCCAGCGGACGTGGTTGGGCTTTGGAGGTGGGGAATCTTGGCACGACGGACGGATTCTTGCTGTTCAATCAGGGCTTCACCGGGGGAGAAGCGGAGTGGCGAACCGAGGTTGGGTCGATCCAGCTGGATACATGGCATCATGTTGCCTTGGTCTTCGACTCCAGTTCAACTTCGAATGATCCACAGATCTATATCGATGGTGTCCTGCAAACGCTCACCGAAGTGCGATCCCCCTCGGGCAACGCGCGATCCGATGCGTCCAACGACATGACGATCGGCAACTACTCGCAGAACACGTCGCGAGCCTTCGATGGATTGATCGACGAATTGCGGATTTCCGATTCAGCACGCACCGCCGACGAACTCAACGCCGAACGGTTGCAAGGCCTAGGAAGCTTTGTAACCGCAGGTCCTGTGGAAACCGGCCCGGGAGGCGTACTGCAGAACGACCACGACCCGGAAGGGCAAACGCTTCAGGTGAGCTTGCATGGTGGCCCAACGCATGCGGCATCCTTTAGTTTAGCCGCCGATGGCTCCTTCACTTATGTCCACAATGGAAACGAAGCGACAAGCGATACGTTTACTTATACCGTAACGGATCTCAGCGGCGTCTCTTCGGTCGCAACGGTGACGATTGCCATCACACCCGTCAACGACGCGCCAACGGCAAACGCTGGCGGCCCGTACACGATGGTGGAAACAGGCAGTTTGGCGTTGGACGGTTCGCTTTCGTCGGACGTCGACAACGCGATCGTTTCCTACGAATGGGATCTCAATGGCGACGGCATTTACGGCGATGTGACGGGCGAACAACAGACGCTCGACTGGCCCGCGCTGCAAGCCCATGGAATCGCCAACAATGGGGTCTATACCCTGGGGCTTCGTGTGACCGATGCCGAGGGGCTGTCCAGCACCTCACAAACGACACTGATCGTCACCAACGCCGACCCGACGGCCGGAAATGACACGGGGGTTGCATTCACCACCAACGAAGACACTGCGTTGATCACCGGGAATGTGTTAGCCAACGACAGCGACTCCAATGTATTGGACGCCATCGCTGTCGCATCGTTCGATACCGCCGGGCTTCGCGGAAGCTTGATCCACCGTGGCGACGGGACGTTTGCCTACGATCCGAATGGTCAATTTGAATCGCTTGCTCTGGGTGAGCAGGCGGTGGAGACATTTACGTACACGATCAGCGACGGAGATGGCGGTTTCTCGACGGCGACCGTCACGATCACCGTGCACGGCCGAAACGATGCGCCCACGGTGCAAATCAATCCAACCCCACTGGGCTATACCGAAAATCAAGGTCCCACCACCCTGCTCGATGGGATCACCTTAAGCGATGTCGACGGCACCCTGCTGCAATCGGCTCGGATCTGGTTCGACAGTGGCTATGCGGCCAATCAAGACCAGTTGGATTTCTCAAACACCCCATCGATCCAAGGCCACTGGAACGAAGCCACATCGACATTGACGTTGACAGGATCCGATACCCGTGCGAACTACCAAGCCGCGATCCAATCGATACGCTATCGCAATCTCAGCGAAGCTCCCTCGGTCACACCACGCGTATTGGCTGTAGAAATTGACGATGGTCAGTCCAAAAGTCAGATCGTGTCGCGCAACATCCTCGTGACACCGGTGAACGACAAACCGGTCGCAAATAGCGATATGTTTGAAGGAGTCGGTGGCGAAACCTTGACGGGGAGCGGATTGTTGCAGAACGACATCGATGTCGACGGCGATTCCCTGACGGCAAATCTGGTAACCGGGCCTAGCAACGGGACGTTGACCCTGTTGCCCGACGGATCGTTTATCTACCAACCCGATTTGGAATTCGCCGGGACCGACCGCTTCACCTACATTGCTTTTGATGGCGTCGAGGCCTCCGAACCTCGTGAAGTCGTGATCAACATCGCGGCAGTGAACTTGGCCAGTGGAACCGGATCGATCACCGACAATGGATCGTCGTCCAGCGACAATTCCAACTCAAACAACACCGACGCCAACACACTGACCGATACGAAGATCAGCATCGTGGAATCGGCGATTGCGGCGGGTAGTTCCGCCGCGAATTCGCCCGCCGACGTCGCGCCACGTCGCGTCGAAGTGGCAGCGATCGAAATCTTGGAAGACCTGACCGAGATCGACGAAGACGACACGGCGATGTTGGGGGTCGTGTTGGGAGACGATGATCAGTTCACCTGGACACCTCAAGCGCAACGCCAAGCGATCACGCTGCAGCGCGACGTCGAAAAATCCGTTGCCAGCGACCCGCAAGCGGTCCGAAATGACGATTCTCATTTCCATTCGCAATACGAATTCATTGCCCATCCGGGTACGGCATGGCAAGAGATGGACGCGTTTCGCAGCCAAATTGATGGTCAATTGTTCGGCAATGCCATCACCGTCACCACCGTGGGTATCACAAGCTCCAGCTTCGCTTTGGGCTACATCACTTGGGTGATGCGCAGCGGATTTATCCTTACCGGACTGTTAGCTAACATGCCCGTCTGGCGATCTTTTGACCCGTTGGTCGTGATCTCAGGAATGAGCCACGAGGGCAACGCGGAGACGATTCAACAGATCATCAGCCGCGAGAAACAAAACCTCGACGAATCGGCCCTGGGCTAA
- a CDS encoding UvrB/UvrC motif-containing protein: METKPNQDLDALLRTWPFDSQNLSVRMVKGDDGRDVIQMRVDMGILQLETTGRPDGEHPEGCSTILEAIRKLELDDVNFLLTDDQCNQVDREFMQFYHRRICWLRLQHYRRAVLDADHTLQLMDAARLHSPDEDWSTTHEQYRPFVWFHRTQAHALSELEDEGAEQAVSAINAGLESIEQIFVEHDAIEHFETDELVVRLRELRESLRREYSVGRTLQERLQEAVESEQYELAARLRDELAKRSMN; the protein is encoded by the coding sequence TTGGAGACAAAACCAAATCAAGATTTAGATGCGTTGCTTCGCACATGGCCGTTCGACTCGCAAAATCTAAGCGTACGGATGGTCAAAGGGGACGACGGCCGCGATGTGATTCAGATGCGTGTCGACATGGGAATCCTGCAGCTGGAGACGACCGGCCGTCCCGATGGCGAACACCCCGAAGGTTGCAGCACGATTCTCGAAGCGATTCGAAAGCTCGAACTCGACGACGTCAACTTCCTGCTCACCGACGATCAATGCAACCAGGTCGACCGCGAATTCATGCAGTTCTACCACCGTCGGATCTGTTGGCTGCGTCTGCAACACTATCGCCGCGCTGTCTTGGATGCCGATCACACGCTGCAATTGATGGATGCGGCCCGCTTGCACTCCCCCGATGAAGATTGGTCGACAACCCACGAACAGTACCGTCCGTTTGTCTGGTTCCACCGAACCCAAGCCCATGCGCTATCGGAACTTGAGGATGAAGGTGCCGAACAAGCGGTATCGGCGATCAACGCGGGACTCGAATCGATCGAACAAATCTTTGTCGAACACGATGCCATCGAACATTTTGAGACCGATGAATTGGTGGTTCGATTGCGGGAGCTTCGTGAGTCGTTGCGACGCGAGTATTCCGTCGGCCGGACGCTGCAGGAACGCTTGCAAGAAGCTGTCGAAAGCGAGCAATACGAATTGGCCGCTCGATTGCGGGATGAATTGGCCAAACGATCGATGAATTAG
- a CDS encoding sensor histidine kinase: MPFASLTRLFHPSVMLRAPLGTSTWLLQLRWFAVVGQLVTITAVARFFPIELPLEPLFTLIGFTAATNFAYTIWLGMHESAEPAVSDDALYRTEVASLLMTLDLLTLAAMLYYSGGVDNPFVFFFFVNLAVAGVVLRPVWAWVLTSMSIASFAFLTYFRTPIELLSIDSHAAGYLIREHGMLIAFSTCAAVVTYFVSRIAEELTVRQTQLRTALQQQARSQRLEALTTLAAGAAHELASPLSTIAIVVREMAHHAVELDVPEAVRQDLKLIDSEVNHCKAILSRMRNAAGDQAAEHWDRITLVDLVDTIVEGIRDPHRVEISDDVDRFDDYTLWIPMEAVAQAIRNLIGNALDASPPDASVLVEVSTEEEHFTLEVIDSGEGMPEEVAQRAVEPFFTTKQPGSGMGLGLFLTRNVITRLGGTLEFDTQIGRGTRVIVRLPRRQQLSVENRGDDASQITLNGLE, encoded by the coding sequence ATGCCATTCGCCTCGCTGACGCGTCTGTTCCATCCCAGCGTGATGCTACGCGCACCGCTGGGAACATCCACCTGGTTGCTGCAGTTGCGTTGGTTCGCCGTGGTCGGCCAATTGGTCACGATTACGGCGGTCGCTCGGTTCTTTCCGATCGAACTTCCGCTGGAACCGTTGTTTACCTTGATTGGTTTCACCGCGGCCACCAACTTTGCCTACACGATCTGGTTGGGGATGCATGAATCGGCCGAACCGGCGGTGTCCGACGATGCGCTTTATCGGACAGAAGTCGCATCGTTGTTGATGACGCTGGATCTGCTGACGTTGGCGGCGATGCTGTATTATTCGGGCGGAGTCGACAATCCGTTTGTTTTCTTTTTCTTCGTCAACCTCGCCGTCGCGGGGGTCGTGTTGCGTCCGGTTTGGGCCTGGGTCCTGACCAGCATGTCAATCGCCAGCTTCGCCTTCTTAACTTACTTCCGCACGCCAATCGAACTGCTTTCAATCGATTCGCACGCCGCCGGATATCTGATCCGCGAGCACGGGATGTTGATTGCGTTCTCCACGTGCGCGGCGGTCGTGACGTATTTTGTCTCACGGATTGCGGAAGAACTAACGGTCCGTCAAACCCAGTTGCGGACTGCGCTGCAACAGCAAGCGCGCAGCCAACGGCTGGAAGCTTTGACGACGCTCGCTGCCGGAGCCGCGCACGAACTTGCATCGCCGTTATCGACGATTGCGATCGTCGTCCGCGAAATGGCCCATCATGCAGTGGAGCTGGATGTTCCCGAAGCGGTCCGGCAAGATCTGAAATTAATCGATTCGGAAGTCAACCATTGCAAAGCGATTCTGTCGCGGATGCGAAACGCCGCGGGGGATCAAGCGGCCGAACATTGGGACAGGATCACGCTTGTCGATTTGGTCGATACGATCGTCGAAGGGATACGCGATCCCCATCGCGTGGAGATCTCCGACGATGTCGATCGGTTCGACGATTACACGTTGTGGATCCCGATGGAAGCGGTTGCCCAAGCGATCCGTAATTTGATCGGCAATGCGCTCGACGCCAGCCCGCCGGATGCGTCGGTCTTGGTGGAAGTCAGCACCGAGGAAGAGCATTTCACGTTGGAGGTGATCGATTCGGGGGAAGGCATGCCCGAAGAGGTGGCTCAACGCGCTGTCGAACCGTTCTTCACGACCAAGCAACCGGGCAGCGGAATGGGGTTGGGGCTGTTTCTGACGCGGAACGTGATCACGCGTTTGGGTGGCACCTTGGAATTCGACACCCAGATCGGACGCGGAACGCGCGTGATCGTACGGTTGCCGCGGCGGCAACAACTGAGCGTTGAAAACCGCGGCGACGACGCATCGCAAATAACGCTCAATGGTTTAGAATAG
- a CDS encoding response regulator transcription factor gives MTEPKSSASIDSSVETVACGLDAEALGASSIIVVDDTFVLRDRLSLAFQQRGFRVEQAGDYDEAIARFSSRPTDLAVIDLRMPGRSGLDLLISIKRIHPETKVVILSGFGSIATAIDAVRMGATNFLSKPADVDDILNAFVRGDQPQSHASDGSEFPVPSLARAEWEHIHRVLSDCSGNISEAARRLGIHRRSLQRKLRKRAPDDPGSE, from the coding sequence ATGACCGAGCCAAAGAGTTCCGCCAGTATCGATTCCAGCGTTGAAACGGTGGCGTGTGGGCTTGATGCGGAAGCCTTAGGAGCGTCCAGCATTATCGTTGTCGACGACACGTTTGTGTTGCGTGACCGATTGAGTTTGGCGTTCCAACAACGTGGCTTTCGCGTGGAACAGGCGGGGGATTATGACGAAGCGATCGCGAGGTTCAGTTCGCGACCGACCGATCTTGCCGTGATCGATTTGCGGATGCCTGGACGCAGCGGTTTGGACCTTCTGATCTCGATCAAACGGATCCATCCGGAAACCAAGGTCGTGATCTTGTCTGGCTTTGGCAGCATTGCCACCGCGATCGACGCAGTTCGCATGGGCGCGACCAACTTCCTCTCCAAGCCAGCCGATGTCGATGACATTTTGAACGCTTTTGTGCGAGGCGATCAGCCCCAATCGCACGCATCCGATGGCTCGGAATTTCCGGTACCTTCGCTCGCACGTGCTGAATGGGAACACATCCATCGCGTCCTCTCGGACTGCAGCGGCAACATTTCCGAAGCCGCGCGGCGATTGGGGATCCACCGTCGATCGTTGCAACGCAAGTTGCGGAAGCGGGCTCCCGATGATCCCGGCAGCGAATAG